One Sulfolobus sp. S-194 DNA segment encodes these proteins:
- a CDS encoding fumarylacetoacetate hydrolase family protein translates to MKIGFAITEDGEKKIVFIEGEKYYEIKKDGLDCVLSNPISFIKAYDLMLNLPKTEIKIKKLLPPLFPNKIFLPAVNFRSHSSETSMTPPKSPYFFTKFSSNSLVGPEDYIILPRDLKRVDYEGEIGIIIGKRGKYIKKEEAKDYIFGYTIVNDVSFRDYQFPELHPYGLNWVMGKALDTGLPIGPWIVTKDEIKDFKLRIITRLNGQVVQDGNTEDMIFSVEDLISYLSQGITLEPGDVITTGTPAGVAEFTGKKYLEDGDVIEVEVEKIGVLRNYVKRES, encoded by the coding sequence ATGAAAATAGGTTTTGCTATAACAGAAGATGGGGAAAAGAAAATCGTATTTATAGAAGGTGAAAAATATTATGAGATTAAAAAAGATGGGTTAGATTGTGTTCTATCTAATCCAATATCATTTATTAAAGCATATGACCTCATGTTGAATTTACCTAAAACTGAGATAAAGATAAAAAAGCTTCTACCACCGTTATTCCCTAATAAGATCTTTTTGCCTGCTGTAAATTTTAGGTCCCATTCATCAGAAACTTCGATGACTCCACCAAAATCTCCTTACTTTTTCACAAAATTTAGTAGTAATAGTCTAGTCGGACCGGAAGATTATATAATTCTTCCAAGGGACTTGAAAAGGGTAGACTATGAAGGGGAAATAGGGATTATAATTGGAAAGAGGGGAAAATACATAAAGAAAGAGGAGGCAAAGGATTATATCTTTGGTTACACAATAGTTAATGATGTAAGCTTTAGGGATTATCAATTTCCGGAACTTCACCCTTACGGTTTAAATTGGGTTATGGGAAAAGCGTTAGATACTGGATTGCCAATTGGTCCATGGATTGTTACTAAAGACGAGATTAAGGATTTCAAACTTAGAATAATAACTAGGCTCAACGGCCAAGTTGTACAAGATGGAAATACTGAAGATATGATATTTTCTGTTGAGGATCTGATTTCCTATCTCAGTCAAGGAATTACTCTAGAGCCTGGGGACGTAATAACTACCGGTACACCGGCTGGTGTTGCTGAATTTACTGGAAAAAAGTACCTTGAAGACGGAGACGTTATAGAAGTTGAAGTTGAGAAAATAGGAGTTTTGAGAAACTATGTAAAAAGAGAAAGTTAA
- a CDS encoding glucose 1-dehydrogenase produces MKAIVVTPKKSGVEVKDIPIRETLGKGKVLVKTLYTGICGTDRGIVNAKITFTYPPDGYNFLILGHEGLGMVEEVGDGVKYLKKGDYVVPVVRRGCGVCLNCKIGRQDFCETGKFVEAGIRGKHGFMREEFVDDELWLVKVPDEIKDIAVLTEPLSNVVKAIDELLFVQRRMIWTCEDSTFGCRNAFIIGSGPIGTFFSLILITLGFNVYIINKRDPSPMEEYISKRLGVTFINSVKDGDKLPEADLIVDTSGVPSAFIPLMPRMKPNSALILFGTLEGEKYEITSDLVTFMVERNIIVIGSVNASKKDFQGALNYLSIWKNRYYDVLQKMITSKVSVEQAPEVLMKKPNGEIKTVIMWD; encoded by the coding sequence ATGAAAGCAATAGTTGTTACACCTAAAAAATCTGGTGTAGAAGTCAAAGATATTCCCATAAGAGAAACTTTGGGAAAGGGAAAAGTCTTAGTTAAAACACTATATACTGGAATTTGCGGTACTGATAGAGGAATTGTTAACGCAAAAATAACATTTACCTACCCACCGGATGGCTATAATTTTCTTATATTAGGTCATGAAGGACTCGGCATGGTTGAAGAAGTTGGAGATGGGGTCAAATATCTAAAGAAAGGTGATTATGTAGTACCAGTAGTTAGGAGAGGATGTGGAGTTTGTCTAAATTGTAAAATTGGGAGACAAGATTTTTGTGAGACTGGAAAATTTGTTGAAGCTGGAATAAGAGGCAAACATGGTTTTATGAGAGAAGAATTTGTTGATGATGAATTATGGTTAGTAAAAGTCCCAGACGAAATAAAAGATATAGCAGTGTTAACTGAACCTTTGTCTAACGTTGTAAAAGCTATAGACGAGTTATTATTTGTGCAAAGAAGAATGATATGGACTTGCGAGGATTCAACATTTGGATGCAGAAATGCATTTATAATTGGTAGTGGACCAATAGGCACATTCTTTTCTCTAATTCTTATTACATTAGGTTTTAACGTATACATAATTAACAAAAGAGATCCTTCTCCTATGGAAGAATATATCAGTAAAAGGTTGGGCGTAACTTTTATTAATTCAGTGAAAGATGGAGATAAGCTTCCAGAAGCGGATTTAATAGTTGATACTAGTGGAGTTCCTTCTGCATTCATACCGTTAATGCCTAGAATGAAACCAAATTCAGCATTAATCCTTTTTGGTACGTTAGAAGGAGAAAAGTACGAAATAACGTCTGACTTAGTGACTTTTATGGTAGAGAGGAATATAATAGTTATTGGTAGTGTTAATGCTAGTAAAAAAGATTTCCAAGGAGCATTAAACTACTTAAGTATATGGAAAAATAGGTACTACGACGTTCTACAAAAAATGATAACTTCAAAAGTTTCTGTTGAACAAGCACCAGAAGTTTTAATGAAAAAACCTAATGGAGAAATAAAAACAGTCATTATGTGGGATTAA
- a CDS encoding ATP-binding cassette domain-containing protein: MLVINDKLVVSDNEIVGLVGKNGSGKTTLIKSSLCLDLKAKVVLDGEDFCKNRDYSKLSAVFQDPSTQILALTCEEELNLQSMFHPVDESIAKEIMGEYFNKDFYTLSDGYKKRFVISTILASRPKHILFDEPFANLDKYAIKLVKSVIPKGSLIAEHRIKEIRDMIDRVYLIKSGDIREIEKEKLYNEDFLKKEGLRGFSLPKIEIELGEELLNHEGLRVREGEVVCLVGRNGVGKTTRLKRLVGKVYLVLQNPDLQFFEETVEDEVKDENALSLFNLKDKKDRSPFTLSYGEKMRVLIASAFASKYKVIALDEPSVGMDGEALLSFYEAIKILKEEKRGIIIATHDEDLISICNTIVNMDQEPA, encoded by the coding sequence ATGCTAGTTATAAATGATAAGCTTGTTGTCAGTGATAATGAAATTGTTGGTTTGGTTGGAAAAAACGGTAGTGGTAAAACTACTTTGATAAAGAGTAGTCTTTGTCTTGATTTAAAGGCAAAAGTAGTATTGGATGGAGAAGATTTCTGTAAAAATAGAGACTACTCAAAACTATCAGCAGTATTTCAAGATCCTTCGACGCAAATATTAGCTTTAACGTGTGAGGAGGAATTAAATCTCCAATCAATGTTTCATCCCGTAGACGAGAGTATAGCGAAAGAAATTATGGGAGAATATTTTAACAAAGATTTTTATACATTGTCAGATGGCTACAAGAAAAGATTCGTTATTTCTACGATATTAGCATCTAGGCCAAAACATATTCTATTTGATGAACCCTTCGCTAATTTAGATAAATATGCTATTAAATTAGTAAAAAGTGTTATACCAAAAGGGAGCTTAATTGCTGAACATAGAATAAAGGAAATTAGAGATATGATTGACCGCGTTTATTTAATCAAAAGCGGTGATATAAGGGAAATTGAAAAAGAGAAATTGTATAATGAAGATTTTCTTAAGAAAGAGGGCTTAAGAGGATTCTCTTTACCTAAAATAGAGATTGAATTAGGGGAAGAATTGTTGAACCATGAAGGACTAAGGGTAAGGGAAGGTGAAGTTGTCTGCTTAGTTGGGAGAAACGGCGTAGGCAAAACTACTAGATTAAAGAGGTTGGTAGGAAAAGTTTATTTGGTTCTTCAAAATCCAGATTTACAATTCTTTGAGGAAACAGTTGAAGATGAGGTAAAAGACGAAAATGCACTCTCGCTCTTTAATCTAAAAGACAAGAAAGACAGAAGTCCCTTTACTTTGAGCTATGGCGAAAAAATGAGGGTGCTTATTGCTTCAGCATTTGCCTCAAAATACAAAGTTATTGCTTTAGACGAACCTTCAGTTGGAATGGATGGCGAAGCATTATTATCTTTTTATGAGGCTATTAAAATATTAAAGGAGGAAAAGAGAGGGATCATAATAGCAACTCACGATGAAGACTTGATCTCAATCTGCAATACTATAGTAAACATGGATCAGGAGCCTGCGTGA
- a CDS encoding DUF1404 domain-containing protein, producing the protein MKRLTNSKTYLIPPLILILAFVNPYIEEVMFDNEEVFMASHYALAIAGGLIGYYYFSGRNYFAYIGSLLIVIWHLPELFTLGGGILTFRVLDEISLFAGGFLIGLAVSNMKLLEKILLFVLWMLGDTTLAVVLIIQYPFYTSPPLSYSPYPSTQEPLTGYVMIIAMTVILGFLLFKAFKNLHIFG; encoded by the coding sequence ATGAAAAGACTGACAAATTCCAAAACTTACCTAATACCACCACTTATTCTGATTTTAGCTTTCGTAAATCCCTATATAGAAGAGGTCATGTTCGATAACGAGGAAGTTTTTATGGCGTCGCATTACGCTTTAGCTATTGCAGGTGGTTTAATTGGTTACTACTACTTTTCCGGGAGGAACTATTTTGCTTACATAGGCTCGTTACTTATCGTAATTTGGCATTTACCCGAACTTTTTACTTTAGGAGGTGGGATATTAACGTTTAGAGTTCTAGATGAAATAAGTTTATTTGCTGGTGGTTTTCTAATTGGGCTAGCAGTAAGTAATATGAAGTTATTAGAAAAAATCTTATTATTTGTTTTATGGATGCTTGGTGATACCACACTTGCAGTAGTTTTAATAATCCAATATCCTTTCTATACTTCTCCACCCTTATCTTATTCACCATATCCTTCAACTCAAGAGCCACTTACGGGTTATGTTATGATTATAGCAATGACAGTGATCCTTGGTTTCCTCTTGTTTAAGGCATTTAAAAACCTTCACATTTTTGGTTAA
- a CDS encoding MFS transporter yields the protein MQYKWVALSNTTIGVLMASINGTITIISLPAIFRGININPFNSFQYLLWILMSYNIVTATLLVSFGRLSDIYGRVRLYNLGFAIFTIGSILLSLTPNQGDLGALEIIIFRVVQGIGGAFLFANSAAILTDAFPSNERGKALGINQIAALAGSLIGLILGGILSTINWRYVFLVSVPVGIFGTAWSYLKLRELSKPNKSEKIDWLGNTLFAGGLILILIAITYGLLPYGSSQLGWGNPYVIASLISGIGLIIGFLYAEKKVKYPMFRLELFKIRIFAAANIAGFLRSVAYGGLMIMLVIFLQGIWLPLHGIPYSETPFWAGVYTIPLMLGFVAMGPISGWLSDKYGSRLLATLGMVIVGTGFLLLTTLPYDFNYLTFALIIFIIGVGNGMFASPNTASIMNSVPPQHRGAASGMRATLQNTGQTMSIAIFFTIVIISLTASLPSAIQNALIQAGAPQLVPYVQHIPVTGALFAAFLGYDPVKTMLSSLPAGVTVPKTAIQIMEQRTWFPTAIAPAFMYALRNAFYISAVLVFIAAIASALRGVEVKESVRK from the coding sequence ATGCAATACAAATGGGTTGCCTTAAGCAATACAACAATTGGAGTGCTAATGGCTTCAATAAACGGCACAATCACAATAATTTCATTACCAGCAATATTTAGAGGAATTAATATTAATCCGTTTAACTCTTTCCAATACTTATTATGGATCCTTATGAGTTATAACATAGTTACAGCAACATTATTAGTCTCTTTTGGAAGGCTTTCAGATATTTACGGTAGAGTAAGGCTTTATAATTTAGGATTTGCAATCTTCACAATAGGTTCAATACTACTTTCTTTAACCCCAAATCAAGGAGACTTAGGGGCATTAGAGATAATCATATTCCGTGTAGTACAAGGAATTGGTGGTGCATTCCTATTTGCAAACAGTGCTGCAATTTTAACTGATGCCTTTCCCTCTAACGAGAGAGGGAAAGCATTAGGAATAAATCAAATTGCAGCATTAGCTGGTTCATTAATCGGACTAATATTAGGTGGAATACTCTCAACGATAAATTGGAGGTACGTATTTCTAGTCAGTGTCCCAGTAGGAATCTTCGGAACAGCATGGAGTTATTTAAAGTTAAGGGAACTATCAAAACCGAATAAGAGTGAAAAAATTGATTGGTTAGGCAATACACTCTTTGCTGGTGGTTTAATCCTTATCCTAATAGCAATAACTTACGGGCTATTACCTTATGGTTCTTCGCAATTAGGATGGGGGAATCCATACGTAATAGCCTCATTAATATCTGGTATAGGACTAATCATAGGCTTCCTTTATGCTGAGAAAAAAGTCAAATATCCCATGTTTCGCCTTGAATTATTCAAAATTAGAATATTTGCTGCAGCTAACATTGCTGGTTTCTTAAGATCAGTAGCTTATGGCGGCTTAATGATAATGCTGGTAATATTCCTTCAAGGAATATGGCTACCCTTACATGGAATACCTTACTCAGAAACGCCTTTCTGGGCTGGTGTTTATACTATTCCGTTAATGTTAGGATTTGTAGCAATGGGACCAATAAGTGGCTGGCTCTCTGATAAGTATGGAAGTAGACTTTTGGCCACTTTAGGAATGGTTATTGTAGGCACAGGATTTCTTTTGTTGACTACTTTACCTTACGATTTTAATTATCTCACATTTGCCTTAATAATATTTATAATTGGTGTTGGAAACGGAATGTTTGCATCTCCAAACACAGCTTCAATAATGAATAGTGTTCCACCACAACATAGAGGGGCAGCCTCTGGTATGAGGGCAACATTACAAAATACTGGGCAAACAATGAGTATAGCAATATTCTTCACAATAGTCATAATTTCCTTAACAGCTTCATTACCCTCAGCAATACAAAATGCTTTAATCCAGGCTGGAGCGCCACAGTTAGTTCCTTATGTCCAACATATACCAGTTACTGGAGCATTATTTGCAGCTTTTCTGGGATACGATCCAGTTAAAACCATGTTATCATCATTACCCGCCGGAGTAACAGTTCCGAAGACTGCAATACAAATAATGGAACAGAGAACGTGGTTCCCAACAGCAATTGCACCAGCATTTATGTACGCTTTAAGAAATGCGTTTTATATAAGTGCTGTATTAGTATTCATAGCAGCAATTGCCTCAGCATTAAGAGGGGTTGAGGTGAAGGAAAGTGTTAGAAAGTAA